In the Streptomyces sp. 3214.6 genome, GAGGACGCGATCAGGGGGATCGCCTCGACCGTGCCGGTCACGTCCCGGAGCGCGTACAGCTTCTTGTCGGCGGGAGCCAGGCCGTCGCCCGCCGCACAGATCACCGCGCCGGTGCCGTCCAGCACCGACAGCATCTCCTCGTTGGACAACAGCGCGCGCCAGCCCGGGATCGACTCCAGCTTGTCCAGGGTGCCGCCGGTGTGGCCGAGGCCGCGGCCCGACAGCTGCGGGACGGCCGCGCCGCAGGCCGCCACCAGCGGGGCCAGCGGCAGGGTGATCTTGTCGCCGACGCCGCCCGTGGAGTGCTTGTCGGCCGTCGGGCGGGACAGCGACGAGAAGTCCATGCGCTCGCCCGAGGCGATCATCGCGGCCGTCCAGCGGGCGATCTCGCGGCGGTTCATGCCGTTGAGCAGGACGGCCATGTTGAGGGCGGCCATCTGGTAGTCGGCGACCTCGCCTCGGGTGTACGCGTCGATGACCCAGTCGATCTGCTCGTCGCTGAGCTCACCGCGGTCCCGCTTGGTGCGGATGACGGAGACGGCGTCCATGGCCATGGCTTTCCTTCCGACGTTCATAAAGTGCGCGGCCCCTCTGCCCCAGTCAGAGGGGCCGCGCGGGAGTCACTTGTTCAGATGGTCCGGGCCGAAGGCCTGCGGGAGCATCTCCGACAGGGGGAGGATCCCCGCCGGGGTCTCCAGCAGCAGCTCCGGGCCGCCGAACTCGTACAGCAGCTGGCGGCAGCGGCCGCACGGGACGAGGATCTCGCCCCGGCCGTCCACACAGGTGAAGTGGGTGAGCCGGCCGCCTCCGGTCCTCTGCAGCTCCGAGACCAGCCCGCACTCGGCGCACAGGCCGAGCCCGTAGGAGGCGTTCTCGACGTTGCAGCCGGAGATGGTGCGGCCGTCGTCCACCAGGGCCGCGACGCCGACCGGGTAGCCCGAGTAGGGGGCGTACGCGTGGGACATGGCCTCGCGGGCCAGCTCGCGCAGGGCGTCCCAGTCGACCGTGGCGGCCGACGCCGCGGCCGGGGTCACTTGCCCTGTCCCTTCCGGTACGGCATGCCGTCCGCCTTCGGCATCCGCAGGGACTGCGCGGACAGCGACAGCACCAGCAGGGTGACGACGTACGGCGCGGCCGTCACGACCTGGCGCGGGACCTCGTCCGTGCCGACGTACCAGATGAACATCAGGGCCGAGACGAGCGCGGTGACGACGGCGGGGACGTACTTCTTCTGCCATGCCAGGTAGGCCGCGCCGAACACCAGCAGGATCGCGAGCAGCAGGATCAGCGCGTGGACGTTGGTCGTGCCGCCGCGCAGGTTGAGGCTGTCGGTGTAGCCGAACAGGCCCGCGCCCAGCGCCAGTCCGCCCGGCATCCAGTTGCCGAAGATCATCGCGGCGAGGCCGATGTAGCCGCGGCCGGCGGTCTGGCCGTCCAGGTACACGTTGGACGCCACGATGGACAGGAACGCGCCGCCGAGGCCGGCGAAGCCACCGCTGATGATCACGGCGATGTACTTGTACTTGTACACGTTGACGCCGAGGGACTCGGCGGCGATCGGGTTCTCGCCGCAGGAACGCAGCCGCAGACCGAACGCGGTGCGCCACAGCACCCACCAGGTACCCGGGACGAGGGCGACCGCGATGACGGTCAGCGGCGACAGGTCGGTGATCAGACCGCCGACCAGGCCGGCGATGTCGGAGATCAGGAACCAGTGCTTCTCGTTGAGCGTGTCCAGCCAGCCGGAGAGCCCGGGGATGTCGAAGGTGCCGAGCGAATCGATCGGCGGGGACTGCTTGGAGGAGCCGCCCTGGACGCCCTCGAAGGTGAACTTCGACAGATAGCGGGTGGTGCCCAGGGCGAGGATGTTGATGGCCACACCGGAGACGATGTGGTTCACGTTGAAGGTGACGGTCGCGATGGCGTGCAGGACGGCGCCGAGCGCGCCGCCGATGATGCCGAAGGCGACGCCCGTCCACGGGCCCCACTGGTAGCCGGCCCAGGCGCCGAACCAGGTGCCGAGGATCATCATGCCTTCGAGGCCGATGTTGACGACGCCCGCGCGCTCGGCCCACAGACC is a window encoding:
- a CDS encoding cytidine deaminase, translating into MTPAAASAATVDWDALRELAREAMSHAYAPYSGYPVGVAALVDDGRTISGCNVENASYGLGLCAECGLVSELQRTGGGRLTHFTCVDGRGEILVPCGRCRQLLYEFGGPELLLETPAGILPLSEMLPQAFGPDHLNK
- a CDS encoding ABC transporter permease; this translates as MSTTTIAKPKAKQPGKGGRRFSLPVLLLIIAGVLVLTSAVRLITGADGITSTGQMSTALRLAVPIGLAGLGGLWAERAGVVNIGLEGMMILGTWFGAWAGYQWGPWTGVAFGIIGGALGAVLHAIATVTFNVNHIVSGVAINILALGTTRYLSKFTFEGVQGGSSKQSPPIDSLGTFDIPGLSGWLDTLNEKHWFLISDIAGLVGGLITDLSPLTVIAVALVPGTWWVLWRTAFGLRLRSCGENPIAAESLGVNVYKYKYIAVIISGGFAGLGGAFLSIVASNVYLDGQTAGRGYIGLAAMIFGNWMPGGLALGAGLFGYTDSLNLRGGTTNVHALILLLAILLVFGAAYLAWQKKYVPAVVTALVSALMFIWYVGTDEVPRQVVTAAPYVVTLLVLSLSAQSLRMPKADGMPYRKGQGK